AGCAATTTTCCTTCTAAATCTTCTTTCCTCAATTGGACAACTGCATGAGGTCGCTTTTTCAATCTATTTTCTCTATCAAATAAATCTCCCCATTTTGGATTCCACAAACCAATAGATTTCAATGGTCCGTATCTCATTGTATCAACTCCTCTTCTAGCAATTTCTTCAATTGGTAAGCAAGCTTCAAAGAAATTAGCTGACTCTTTCTCAAAGTCTTTTAAATTAGCTTGTTCTCCTCTTATAAGTTCATTCCTGAAATGGATGTAATCATTTTCATCCATAGGGCAATTAAGATAAGCCGGATCTCCTTTATCATACCTACTAGCTTTAAATACAATCTCTTGATCAATGCTATCTCCATAAATAATAGGACTAGCGGCATCAAAAAAATGACACGCATCGATACCTGTAAAAGCTTGAATTTCATAGGACAATTCATCGGCAGTTAAGGGACCAGTCGCGAGGATCGTTATATTTTCTTTGCTTGGGAGATCCAATTGTTCAAATCTCTTAATTTCAATTAAAGGGTGATTAGATAAAACATCAGTTAAAGCGATACTAAATTTAGATCTATCAACCGCCAAAGCGCCACCTGCTGGTACAGCAAATTTGTCTGCTGTTTGAACTATCAATGATTTAAAAATTCTAAGTTCTTTTTGCAGTAGACCTGCAGCTCTATCAGGACTTAAAGCTCCAAAACTATTACTACAAACCAATTCTCCAAATTCACCCGTATGATGAGCTGGAGTTGATTTGATGGGTCTCATTTCAACTAGTTTGACTGGTACACCAGAATTTGCTACTTGCCACGCAGCTTCTGCTCCTGCAAGACCAGCTCCAATAACTATTACTTCTTTATCTAACAAATTGGATTAATCCTTGCCCAAAAAGTCTCTATTGAATTGCTCTCTTGCTGGTTTTTGTATATTGAATATAACCCAAGCTAAAGCGGCAATAATGGGGGCAAAAACTACGATTGTTCTAAGCATTTTAGAAATCCTATTAACGATTAGGTTATTTTAACTTTTAACTGCAAATATAGAGAGAAATTTTAATTTTTTATTTCATAAGTTAAGAATTGTTTTTCTATTGTTCAACTTGAGATAAAAAGTTGTTTTTTTTACCTTAAAAAGGGATAATTCCATATGTACTCAATTTTACAAAATGGGTCGCTAGCTCAGCGGTAGAGCATCCGGCTTTTAACCGGCTGGTCCTGAGTTCGAATCTCAGGCGACCCACATTTTTATTGAGTTCATCTTCTTAACAGTAAAATACAATAGATCCAAATTTTAAAATAAACTTATATCTTTAATCATGTAGCTTTAAATTATTCAAGGCTCTATGTTAAATTTCAGGAAAATTCGTCCCTTATTAAATTCAGGATTACCACTAGGGATCTCAAAACACAAAACGTTTAAATCTAATTAATTTTTGAAAATAACATTAAAACTTATTTAAAACTTTAATTAACTGGTTATAACTTACCTGAAATTTCTTCTTTCAATGCTTAATTGAAAATAGGTAAAGATATTAATAATACATTTTTGTCGCAATACTGTATAAATCAAACATTATTTTTATTAAAAAATGAAATTTCGCAAAAAAAACTAAAAATTACTTTACAAAGCTTCATAATCCCTGTTACAATAGTTTATAATATTATTTAATTTTTAATCATGACACCTGAAGCAGAACGTTTTAATGGTTGGGCAGCAATGTTAGGTTTTGTTGCAGCAGTTGGAGCATACGTAACTACTGGACAAATCATTCCTGGCTGGTTCTAAATTCTACTAGTTAAGAATTTAAAACCAAATTATAAGCATCTAATAATTGATGCAAAATTACTAGAGATTTACCATTTCTAGACTATCGTCAAGAAAACTAAACTAAAGTTTCGGACTTTAATTTAGTTTTCTTGACATTTTTTTTCAAAAAATTAAATTATATAAGATTAATTCACACACCCAAAAATTTATTGGCTAAAAACCGAATTAATCAAAAGAAGTATGCCTCAAGGGTTTCATGGCAGTG
This window of the Prochlorococcus marinus XMU1410 genome carries:
- the trmFO gene encoding methylenetetrahydrofolate--tRNA-(uracil(54)-C(5))-methyltransferase (FADH(2)-oxidizing) TrmFO, whose amino-acid sequence is MLDKEVIVIGAGLAGAEAAWQVANSGVPVKLVEMRPIKSTPAHHTGEFGELVCSNSFGALSPDRAAGLLQKELRIFKSLIVQTADKFAVPAGGALAVDRSKFSIALTDVLSNHPLIEIKRFEQLDLPSKENITILATGPLTADELSYEIQAFTGIDACHFFDAASPIIYGDSIDQEIVFKASRYDKGDPAYLNCPMDENDYIHFRNELIRGEQANLKDFEKESANFFEACLPIEEIARRGVDTMRYGPLKSIGLWNPKWGDLFDRENRLKKRPHAVVQLRKEDLEGKLLNMVGFQTNLKWSEQKRIFRMIPGLEKAEFVRFGVMHRNTFLESPKLLLPTLQFMKRENLFAAGQITGTEGYAAAAAGGLLAGINASLLAKGKKPVSFPDESMIGSLMNFISNKNQILSNQKKNKFQPMPASFGLVPELTKRIKDKRLRYKAYQERATEVLNDFKNKLDCCFDKDHLLSKIY
- a CDS encoding photosystem II protein Y; this encodes MLRTIVVFAPIIAALAWVIFNIQKPAREQFNRDFLGKD
- a CDS encoding high light inducible protein; its protein translation is MTPEAERFNGWAAMLGFVAAVGAYVTTGQIIPGWF